A window of the Bradyrhizobium diazoefficiens genome harbors these coding sequences:
- a CDS encoding IclR family transcriptional regulator produces the protein MAKVEKKAAKRAPEATPKNPKNHVASVGKAFAVLKSFTSEAFELTLSEVAARADLDRGTAFRLIQTLIELGYLQAVPQSRRFRLGVACLDLGYTVLSHGSLRTIVEPLLRDLVPEVGDAASLGILDGGDVIYLARVGAGLDRHKMDRRPGTRIPAYSAALGHAMLAHLQRSEQIERLESRPRVKLSERTLTDLDALLARLDQVKKKGHAVSDGENAYGLRTLAMPILDAQGSVIAGLSVTVDAMRMDMPTFRDQALPKLMRLTSTVQEITIKSGLLS, from the coding sequence ATGGCCAAGGTCGAAAAGAAGGCGGCGAAACGCGCACCGGAAGCTACACCAAAAAATCCCAAGAATCATGTCGCGTCCGTCGGCAAGGCCTTTGCCGTGCTCAAGAGTTTCACCAGCGAAGCGTTCGAGCTGACGCTGAGTGAGGTTGCCGCACGCGCCGATCTCGATCGCGGCACAGCGTTCCGGCTGATTCAGACCCTGATCGAGCTCGGTTATCTCCAGGCGGTGCCGCAGAGCCGCCGGTTCCGTCTCGGCGTCGCCTGCCTCGACCTCGGTTACACCGTGCTGTCGCACGGATCGTTGCGCACCATCGTCGAGCCGCTGTTGCGCGACCTCGTGCCTGAGGTCGGCGACGCGGCCTCACTCGGCATCCTCGATGGTGGTGACGTCATCTATCTCGCGCGCGTCGGCGCCGGCCTCGACCGCCACAAGATGGACCGTCGGCCGGGCACGCGCATCCCCGCCTACAGCGCCGCGCTGGGCCATGCCATGCTGGCGCATCTTCAGCGCAGCGAGCAGATCGAGCGGCTGGAGTCACGGCCCCGCGTCAAGCTGTCGGAGCGAACGCTGACCGATCTCGACGCCCTGCTCGCCCGGCTCGATCAGGTGAAGAAGAAGGGCCATGCCGTCTCTGACGGCGAGAACGCCTATGGCCTGCGCACGCTGGCGATGCCGATTCTCGATGCCCAGGGATCTGTGATCGCCGGACTGAGCGTCACCGTGGACGCGATGCGCATGGACATGCCGACCTTTCGCGATCAGGCGCTGCCGAAGCTGATGCGGCTGACGAGCACGGTGCAGGAGATCACGATCAAGTCGGGCCTGTTGAGCTGA
- the rnz gene encoding ribonuclease Z, with the protein MFALTFLGTSASVPSAERNHPALLLEAAGQRMLIDCGEGTQRQLLRSGAGFRRLDRILLTHGHLDHVLGIPGLFSTLGLRQTSDLMTIHGGPGTLDIVIRMLAGLWGEGRAPIAVQFAPLSEGRVVDAGDFTIDGFPVHHRDTDSFGFVFQTPARRHLLSDRLAALGVPDGPMRGELAAGRPVTIEGDRTIDPEDVLGPPSGGKKLVVIGDTETTEGLSKHVADADLLVIEATFLDRDAPTARDYGHLTAAEAATFAAANNVRQLVLTHLSGRYEDDEILAEAAKIFPNVRIAADFDRIAV; encoded by the coding sequence ATGTTCGCCCTGACATTTCTCGGGACCTCGGCCAGCGTGCCATCGGCAGAGCGCAACCATCCAGCGCTTCTGCTGGAGGCCGCGGGCCAGCGCATGCTGATTGATTGCGGCGAGGGCACGCAGCGCCAGCTGCTGCGGAGTGGCGCCGGCTTTCGGCGGCTCGATCGCATTCTGCTGACGCACGGGCATCTCGACCACGTGCTCGGCATCCCCGGCCTGTTCTCGACATTGGGGCTGCGGCAGACCTCCGACCTGATGACCATCCATGGCGGGCCGGGCACGCTCGATATCGTCATCCGCATGCTCGCCGGCCTGTGGGGCGAGGGCCGGGCGCCGATTGCGGTGCAATTCGCACCGCTTTCTGAAGGGCGGGTCGTCGACGCCGGCGATTTCACCATCGACGGCTTCCCGGTCCATCATCGTGACACCGACAGTTTTGGCTTCGTTTTCCAAACTCCTGCGCGCCGCCATCTCTTATCTGATCGCCTTGCTGCGCTTGGCGTGCCCGATGGTCCCATGCGCGGCGAGCTTGCCGCAGGTCGGCCGGTCACGATCGAAGGTGACCGGACGATCGATCCGGAGGATGTCCTGGGTCCGCCGAGTGGCGGCAAGAAGCTGGTCGTGATCGGCGACACCGAGACCACCGAGGGGCTATCGAAACATGTCGCAGATGCGGACCTGCTGGTGATCGAGGCGACGTTCCTGGATCGGGATGCGCCGACTGCGCGGGATTACGGCCATCTCACCGCGGCGGAGGCTGCCACCTTCGCGGCTGCAAACAACGTCCGGCAGCTCGTGCTGACCCATTTGTCTGGCCGCTATGAGGATGACGAGATCCTGGCCGAGGCGGCAAAGATCTTCCCGAACGTCCGGATCGCCGCCGACTTCGATCGTATCGCTGTTTAG
- a CDS encoding TetR/AcrR family transcriptional regulator: MGMGRPREFDADVALDQAMEVFWRHGYEGATIAQLTEAMGINPPSLYACFGNKEGLLKAALDRYTKLRGVWMDGVVAAPTAREVAERMLMGIAEKQTDPANPPGCLLVQGGIACGSGSENVPFELAARRAENEDQLRDRFVRAKAEGDLKPTSDPAALARYVSAVSVGMGVMASSGSDREALRQVATVAVQAVEAQSERG, encoded by the coding sequence ATGGGCATGGGACGCCCCCGCGAATTCGACGCTGATGTCGCGTTGGATCAGGCGATGGAAGTGTTTTGGCGCCATGGTTACGAGGGCGCCACGATTGCCCAGCTCACGGAGGCCATGGGCATCAATCCCCCGAGCCTCTATGCCTGCTTCGGCAACAAGGAAGGTCTGCTCAAGGCCGCCCTCGACCGCTACACCAAATTGCGTGGCGTCTGGATGGACGGGGTGGTCGCAGCGCCGACCGCCCGCGAGGTCGCCGAGCGGATGCTGATGGGCATCGCCGAGAAGCAAACCGATCCCGCCAATCCACCCGGCTGCCTGCTCGTGCAGGGCGGTATCGCCTGCGGCAGCGGTTCCGAGAACGTCCCGTTCGAACTCGCCGCCCGCCGCGCCGAGAATGAAGACCAGCTCCGTGACCGTTTCGTTCGCGCCAAGGCTGAAGGCGATCTCAAGCCGACCTCGGATCCCGCCGCGCTCGCGCGATATGTGTCGGCGGTGTCGGTCGGAATGGGCGTGATGGCGTCTTCGGGCTCCGATCGCGAGGCACTGCGGCAGGTCGCGACCGTGGCGGTGCAGGCGGTTGAGGCGCAGTCGGAGCGCGGATAA
- a CDS encoding efflux RND transporter periplasmic adaptor subunit, with the protein MPPSQNTSRPGRLRRLLGGVAIVGALAVAGLIATGHYFRSAQATATAAAAEQAVSVTVAMIEPRQTVLWDDFSGRLEAINRVELRPRVAGAILSTNFTEGALVKAGDVLFKIDPAPYEAEVDKANAQLEAAKARVVFTQSELERGAQLVGNAVVTRRDYDQRDNANREAVANVKAAEATLQTAKLNLDYTEVRAPVDGRVGKFEITVGNLVAAGTASPVLTSLVSVNPIYASFDADEEVVLRALNSIADASGKRGNLDQIPVEMATSGGLSAKGHIQLIDNQVNGQSGTIRVRAVFPNEDGRLIPGQFARVRMGQPKQQALVMIDERAIGTDQDKKFVMAVGDDSRAVYRPITLGGSVDGLRIVTAGLKNGDRIVVNGLQRVRPGALLKTEVAAMGARGQQASNHSNQDVVQR; encoded by the coding sequence ATGCCCCCCTCCCAAAATACCTCTCGTCCTGGCCGTCTCCGTCGCCTTCTCGGCGGCGTTGCGATCGTGGGCGCCCTCGCCGTGGCCGGCTTGATCGCGACCGGCCACTATTTCCGTTCGGCCCAGGCGACCGCAACGGCGGCCGCGGCTGAACAGGCCGTCTCCGTGACGGTCGCGATGATCGAACCGCGGCAGACCGTGCTGTGGGACGATTTCTCCGGCCGACTCGAGGCCATCAATCGCGTCGAGCTTCGCCCGCGCGTAGCCGGCGCGATCCTGTCGACCAATTTTACGGAAGGCGCGCTGGTGAAGGCCGGTGATGTCCTGTTCAAGATCGATCCCGCTCCTTATGAGGCCGAGGTCGACAAGGCCAATGCGCAGCTCGAGGCCGCGAAGGCGCGCGTGGTCTTCACCCAGAGCGAGCTCGAGCGTGGCGCGCAGCTGGTCGGCAACGCCGTCGTGACTCGGCGCGACTACGACCAGCGCGACAATGCCAATCGCGAAGCCGTCGCCAATGTGAAGGCGGCCGAAGCGACGCTCCAGACCGCAAAACTCAATCTCGACTACACCGAGGTGCGCGCCCCCGTGGATGGCCGCGTCGGCAAGTTCGAGATCACCGTCGGCAATCTCGTCGCGGCCGGCACTGCCTCCCCGGTCCTGACTTCGCTGGTCTCGGTCAATCCGATCTACGCCTCGTTCGACGCGGACGAGGAGGTTGTGCTGCGCGCGTTGAACTCGATCGCGGATGCGTCCGGAAAACGCGGCAATCTCGACCAGATCCCGGTCGAGATGGCGACCTCCGGCGGCCTCTCCGCGAAGGGTCACATCCAGCTTATCGACAACCAGGTCAACGGCCAGAGCGGCACCATCCGCGTCCGTGCGGTGTTCCCCAACGAGGACGGGCGTCTCATCCCCGGCCAGTTCGCCCGCGTGCGGATGGGCCAGCCGAAGCAGCAGGCGCTGGTGATGATCGACGAGCGCGCGATCGGCACCGACCAGGACAAGAAGTTCGTGATGGCGGTCGGCGACGACAGCCGTGCGGTTTACCGGCCGATCACGCTCGGCGGCTCGGTCGACGGACTGCGCATCGTGACAGCGGGACTGAAAAACGGCGATCGCATCGTCGTCAACGGCCTGCAGCGCGTGCGTCCCGGCGCTCTCCTCAAGACCGAGGTGGCGGCAATGGGCGCGCGCGGGCAGCAGGCCTCCAACCACAGCAACCAGGACGTGGTGCAACGCTAA
- a CDS encoding efflux RND transporter permease subunit: MNLSKFFIDRPIFAGVLSVLIFLAGLISLFAMPISEYPDVVPPSVVVRATYPGANPKVIAETVATPIEEQINGVEGMLYMSSQATTDGAMTLTVTFRLGTDPDKATQLVQNRVQQAEPRLPAVVRQLGIITKKSSPDLTMVVHLLSPNNRYDMTYLRNYAVLNVKDRLARIDGVGDVQLYGAGDYSMRVWVDPQKAAEHGLTASDIVKAIQAQNVEAAAGVVGSSPNVKGIDLQLSVNAEGRLANEEQFGDIVVKTGTRGEVVRLRDVARIELGASEYGLRSLLDNKQAVAIPIFQAPGSNALEISDHVRATMAEIKKNMPEGVSYQIVYDPTQFVRSSIEAVIHTLLEAIALVVLVVILFLQTWRASIIPLLAVPVSIVGTFAVMHVFGFSINALSLFGLVLAIGIVVDDAIVVVENVERNIEGGLSPRDATYQAMREVSGPIIAIAMVLIAVFVPLAFISGLTGQFYKQFALTIAISTVISAVNSLTLSPALSALLLKGHDEPKDRLTIILEKGLGWFFRGFNKAFTRSSENYSGTVTKVISGKAAVMGLYVVLVGITAFLFQQVPSGFVPGQDKQYLVGFSRLPDGATLDRTEEVIRKMSDIALTQPGVESSVAFPGLSISGFTNSSNAGIVFSTLKPFDERKGPALSGNAIAADLNKKYSGIQEAFIAMFPPPPVNGLGTIGGFKLQIEDRAGLGYEALNDATKAFMAAMQKAPEIAGVFSSFQVNVPQLFADIDRTKALQLGVPVTEVFNTLQIYLGSYYVNDFNKFGRTYSVYVQADAPFRARADDIRQLKVRSSSGDMVPLSALLTIRQSAGPERAIRYNGFLSSDINAAAAPGFSSGQAQEVATRIAAETLPPGFAFEWTDLTYQEFIAGNSGLWVFPLAILLVFLVLAALYESLTLPLSIIMIVPMGLLAAMFGVWLSKGDNNVFTQIGLIVLVGLSAKNAILIVEFARELEFAGRTPIRAAIEASRLRLRPILMTSMAFIMGVLPLVLSTGAGSEMRRAMGVAVFSGMIGVTVFGLFLTPVFYVLLRTVTGMKPLVHHGSDISAAPVQGLKH, translated from the coding sequence ATGAATCTCTCGAAGTTCTTCATTGATCGTCCGATTTTCGCCGGCGTGCTGTCAGTCCTGATTTTCCTCGCAGGCCTGATCTCGCTGTTCGCAATGCCGATCTCGGAATATCCCGACGTCGTGCCGCCTTCGGTGGTGGTTCGCGCGACCTATCCCGGCGCCAATCCCAAGGTGATTGCAGAAACAGTCGCGACGCCGATCGAGGAGCAGATCAACGGCGTCGAAGGCATGCTGTACATGTCGAGCCAGGCGACCACCGACGGCGCGATGACGCTGACGGTGACGTTCCGGCTTGGCACCGATCCTGACAAGGCGACACAGCTGGTGCAGAACCGCGTGCAGCAAGCCGAACCGCGCCTGCCGGCTGTGGTGCGCCAGCTCGGCATCATCACCAAGAAGTCGTCGCCCGACCTGACCATGGTCGTGCATCTCCTGTCGCCGAACAACCGCTACGACATGACGTATTTGCGCAACTACGCGGTGCTCAACGTCAAGGACCGCCTGGCACGGATCGACGGCGTCGGTGACGTCCAGCTCTATGGTGCCGGCGACTATTCGATGCGGGTCTGGGTCGATCCGCAGAAGGCGGCGGAGCACGGGTTGACCGCAAGCGACATCGTCAAGGCGATCCAGGCGCAGAACGTCGAGGCTGCCGCCGGCGTGGTCGGCTCCTCCCCGAACGTCAAGGGCATCGACCTGCAGCTCTCCGTCAATGCCGAGGGACGTCTGGCGAACGAGGAACAGTTCGGCGACATCGTGGTCAAGACCGGCACGCGCGGCGAAGTCGTGCGATTGCGCGACGTCGCGCGCATCGAGCTTGGCGCGTCCGAATACGGCCTGCGCTCGCTGCTCGACAACAAGCAGGCGGTCGCAATCCCGATCTTCCAGGCGCCCGGCTCCAACGCGCTGGAGATATCCGACCACGTCCGCGCCACCATGGCCGAGATCAAGAAGAACATGCCGGAGGGCGTGTCCTACCAGATCGTCTACGACCCGACCCAATTCGTACGGTCTTCGATCGAGGCCGTGATCCACACGCTGCTGGAGGCGATCGCGCTGGTGGTGCTGGTCGTGATCCTGTTCCTGCAGACCTGGCGCGCCTCGATCATCCCGCTACTCGCGGTGCCGGTCTCGATCGTCGGCACCTTCGCGGTGATGCACGTGTTCGGCTTCTCCATCAACGCGCTCAGCCTGTTCGGCCTGGTGCTCGCGATCGGCATCGTCGTCGACGACGCCATCGTCGTGGTCGAGAACGTCGAGCGCAACATCGAGGGCGGACTGTCGCCACGCGATGCCACTTATCAGGCCATGCGCGAGGTCTCCGGCCCGATTATCGCGATCGCGATGGTGCTGATCGCCGTGTTCGTGCCGCTGGCCTTCATCTCCGGCCTCACCGGGCAGTTCTACAAACAGTTCGCGCTGACGATCGCGATCTCGACGGTGATCTCGGCCGTCAACTCGCTGACGCTGTCGCCGGCCCTGTCGGCCCTGCTGCTCAAGGGCCACGACGAGCCGAAAGACCGGCTGACGATCATCCTCGAAAAAGGTCTTGGCTGGTTCTTCCGCGGCTTCAACAAGGCCTTTACGCGCTCCTCGGAGAATTACAGCGGCACCGTCACCAAGGTAATCTCGGGCAAGGCCGCCGTGATGGGGCTCTACGTGGTGCTGGTCGGCATCACCGCCTTCCTGTTCCAGCAGGTGCCGAGCGGCTTCGTACCGGGTCAGGACAAGCAATATCTGGTTGGCTTCTCGCGCCTGCCCGACGGCGCCACGCTCGACCGCACCGAAGAGGTGATCCGCAAGATGAGCGACATCGCGCTGACCCAGCCCGGTGTCGAAAGCTCTGTGGCCTTCCCGGGCCTATCGATCTCCGGATTCACCAACTCCTCCAATGCCGGCATTGTGTTCTCGACGCTGAAACCGTTCGACGAGCGCAAGGGTCCGGCACTGAGCGGAAACGCCATCGCGGCCGATCTCAACAAGAAATATTCGGGGATCCAGGAAGCCTTCATCGCCATGTTCCCGCCGCCGCCGGTCAACGGCCTCGGCACCATCGGCGGCTTCAAACTCCAGATCGAGGACCGCGCCGGTCTCGGTTATGAGGCGCTGAACGACGCGACCAAAGCGTTCATGGCGGCGATGCAGAAGGCGCCGGAGATCGCCGGCGTGTTCTCGAGCTTCCAGGTCAACGTGCCCCAGCTGTTCGCCGACATCGACCGCACCAAGGCGCTCCAGCTCGGCGTGCCCGTGACGGAGGTGTTCAACACGCTCCAGATCTATCTGGGCTCCTACTACGTCAACGACTTCAACAAGTTTGGCCGCACCTACTCCGTCTACGTCCAGGCCGATGCGCCGTTCCGCGCACGCGCTGACGACATCAGGCAGTTGAAGGTGCGTTCGTCCTCGGGCGACATGGTGCCGTTGTCGGCGCTGCTCACGATCCGCCAGAGCGCGGGACCCGAGCGGGCCATCCGCTACAACGGCTTCCTGTCGTCCGACATCAACGCAGCCGCCGCGCCCGGCTTTTCCTCGGGCCAGGCCCAGGAGGTCGCGACGCGGATTGCGGCGGAGACGCTGCCGCCCGGCTTTGCCTTCGAATGGACCGACCTGACCTATCAGGAGTTCATCGCCGGCAATTCCGGGCTCTGGGTGTTCCCGCTGGCGATCCTGCTGGTGTTCCTGGTGCTGGCCGCACTCTATGAGAGCCTGACCTTGCCGCTCTCGATCATCATGATCGTGCCGATGGGGCTGCTGGCCGCGATGTTCGGCGTCTGGCTCTCCAAGGGCGACAACAACGTCTTCACCCAGATCGGGTTGATCGTGCTGGTCGGCCTCTCCGCCAAGAACGCGATCCTGATCGTCGAATTCGCGCGCGAGCTCGAATTTGCAGGTCGCACGCCGATCCGCGCCGCGATCGAGGCGAGCCGGCTGCGGCTACGTCCGATCCTGATGACGTCGATGGCATTCATCATGGGCGTGCTGCCGCTGGTGCTCTCGACCGGCGCCGGCTCGGAGATGCGGCGCGCCATGGGCGTTGCCGTGTTCTCGGGCATGATCGGTGTCACCGTGTTCGGCCTGTTCCTGACGCCGGTGTTCTATGTGCTGCTGCGGACCGTCACCGGCATGAAACCGCTGGTGCATCACGGCAGCGACATCAGTGCCGCACCCGTGCAAGGCCTTAAGCACTAA
- a CDS encoding MaoC family dehydratase, with protein sequence MAQVAWFDDLTVGMRFKSPEVEVTEADIKRFAAEFDPQPMHLDHEAAKATLFNGLAASGWHTAAIAMNLAIQTRPFGPHPLIGAGVDGLRWTIPVRPNDRLHLVGEVMSLTPSKSKPQGIALVKWTMFNQNGEEVYTFTPIAIVPRRG encoded by the coding sequence ATGGCGCAGGTCGCCTGGTTCGACGATCTCACTGTCGGCATGCGTTTCAAATCCCCCGAAGTGGAGGTCACCGAGGCCGACATCAAGCGGTTTGCAGCCGAGTTCGACCCGCAACCGATGCATCTCGACCATGAGGCCGCCAAGGCGACCCTGTTCAATGGCCTGGCTGCGTCGGGATGGCACACTGCGGCGATCGCCATGAATCTCGCGATCCAGACCCGTCCCTTCGGCCCGCATCCGCTGATCGGCGCCGGCGTCGACGGACTACGCTGGACCATCCCTGTGCGGCCGAATGACCGCCTACATCTGGTCGGCGAGGTCATGAGCCTGACGCCGTCGAAGTCGAAGCCGCAGGGCATCGCGCTGGTGAAATGGACGATGTTCAACCAGAACGGCGAGGAAGTTTACACCTTCACCCCGATCGCAATCGTGCCGCGGCGCGGGTAG
- a CDS encoding lytic murein transglycosylase, whose amino-acid sequence MTKGRTVATAVIGATALLLSLAPAAYAAQCGNGPGGFEAWKREFGAEAQGKGIGQTAISALMQTNYASATIGADRSQHSFSLSLDQFLAKRGATTIVARGRSLRQSQAAMFASIEQRYGVPPGPLIAIWGMETGFGSQRGNQNMLSSIATLAYDCRRPEFFTEQLYAALKLVDRGVLSGATRGSMHGEVGQTQFMPKNILAYGTGNLDVAANALSSTANFLKANGWRAGAGYQPGEPNFAAIQAWNAAGVYQKAIALMGRQIDGGGGAAAAR is encoded by the coding sequence ATGACAAAGGGCAGGACCGTTGCGACGGCCGTGATCGGCGCGACTGCGCTGCTGCTTTCCCTGGCCCCCGCCGCCTATGCCGCGCAATGCGGCAACGGACCCGGCGGGTTCGAGGCCTGGAAGCGTGAGTTCGGCGCGGAGGCGCAGGGCAAGGGCATCGGCCAGACCGCCATCTCGGCCCTGATGCAGACCAACTACGCCAGCGCCACCATTGGGGCCGATCGCAGCCAGCACAGTTTTTCGCTGTCGCTCGACCAGTTCCTTGCCAAGCGCGGCGCGACCACGATCGTGGCGCGCGGCCGGTCGCTGAGGCAGTCGCAGGCTGCGATGTTTGCCTCGATCGAGCAGCGTTACGGCGTTCCGCCGGGGCCGTTGATCGCGATCTGGGGCATGGAGACCGGTTTCGGCAGCCAGCGCGGTAACCAGAACATGCTCTCGTCGATCGCGACGCTTGCCTATGACTGCCGCCGTCCCGAATTCTTCACCGAGCAGCTCTATGCAGCGCTGAAGCTGGTCGATCGCGGCGTGCTGTCGGGAGCGACCCGCGGCTCCATGCATGGCGAGGTCGGCCAGACCCAGTTCATGCCCAAGAACATCCTGGCCTACGGCACCGGCAATCTCGACGTCGCCGCCAACGCGCTGAGCTCGACCGCGAACTTCCTGAAGGCCAATGGCTGGCGCGCGGGAGCCGGTTACCAGCCGGGCGAGCCGAATTTCGCCGCCATCCAGGCGTGGAATGCAGCGGGCGTCTACCAGAAAGCCATCGCGCTGATGGGCCGGCAGATCGACGGGGGCGGCGGGGCGGCAGCAGCGCGCTGA
- a CDS encoding shikimate dehydrogenase family protein, with amino-acid sequence MIPAPSGTTRLYVIVGDPIAQVRSPAGVSAEFAARGHDGILVPVQVATADLAEFLAVASRLKNLDGIVVTIPHKFACYQACASATKRAHFLRTVNLMRRRSDGSWHGDMVDGLGFLGAARAKGIDPRGIRALLVGAGGAGSAIALALVEAGVSELAVHDSSAERRDALVQQLNGLGKVSVRAGTVDPAGFDFVANATPAGMKDGDPFPVDVTRLASSAYCGCVITKPEISPFIAAARKLGCVTATGTDMYQQHQGIMVDFLLGTDGGR; translated from the coding sequence ATGATCCCGGCGCCATCAGGTACGACGCGGCTCTACGTCATCGTCGGCGATCCCATCGCCCAGGTGCGGTCGCCCGCGGGAGTCTCGGCCGAGTTCGCGGCGCGCGGCCATGACGGCATTCTCGTTCCGGTTCAGGTTGCGACCGCCGATCTGGCGGAGTTTCTCGCGGTGGCGAGCCGATTGAAGAACCTTGACGGCATCGTCGTGACCATTCCGCACAAATTCGCCTGCTATCAGGCCTGTGCCAGCGCGACGAAACGTGCGCACTTCCTGCGCACCGTCAACCTGATGCGCCGGCGGTCCGACGGTTCGTGGCACGGCGACATGGTGGACGGTCTTGGTTTCCTCGGCGCCGCGCGGGCGAAGGGGATCGATCCCAGGGGAATCCGGGCGCTTCTCGTCGGTGCCGGCGGGGCAGGCTCGGCCATTGCGCTTGCTCTGGTCGAGGCCGGCGTCAGTGAGCTCGCGGTTCACGACAGCTCAGCCGAGCGGCGGGATGCGCTCGTCCAGCAGCTCAACGGGCTCGGCAAAGTATCTGTGCGGGCAGGCACCGTCGACCCCGCAGGTTTCGACTTCGTCGCCAATGCCACGCCCGCCGGCATGAAGGACGGCGACCCGTTCCCGGTCGATGTCACGCGGCTGGCATCGTCGGCCTATTGCGGCTGCGTCATCACCAAGCCCGAAATTTCGCCCTTCATCGCAGCAGCCCGCAAGCTCGGCTGTGTTACCGCCACCGGCACCGACATGTACCAGCAGCACCAAGGCATCATGGTGGATTTCCTGCTCGGGACCGACGGCGGACGATGA
- a CDS encoding flavin-containing monooxygenase, which translates to MSAERHKTGAAGAPSIDIQALRARYRDERDLRLRSEGKAQYVEMAAGFARYLDDPWADSGFAREPVNEETEVVIVGGGFGGLLCGARLRAAGLTDFRIVEKAADFGGTWYWNRYPGAACDTESYIYLPLLEETGYMPVRKYARASEIYEHSRRIGRHFGLYERALFQTVISRMAWQERDGRWLVETDRGDRIRARFVILAGGPLSRPKLPGIPGIDSFKGHSFHTSRWDYAYTGGSAEGGLDGLADKRVGIIGTGATAVQCVPHLGRSAKELYVFQRTPSAIGVRDDRPTDQSWAEGLKPGWQRERMDNFTAVISGEPFEQDLVQDGWTGLLGEILLAPRRQPQPVTSMEEALKVIEQADYRKMEEIRARVDAVVKDDATAAALKPWYKAFCKRPCFHDEYLDTFNRANVHLVDTGGRGVDRIMENAVVADGKAYELDCLIYASGFEVGTDYARRMGFEVYGRDGVSLSERWRDGVKTMHGFYSRGFPNCFLIVTVQAGQSANFPHIIDEQSQHIAYVLAEARKRGARTLEPTLAAENAWVDEVVKAAVGRQTYLAECTPGYYNNEGVFDPIAARNSQYWRGPMAFLRLLAKWRKEGSLDGLELTYGADAKTDGASVPA; encoded by the coding sequence ATGTCAGCGGAAAGACACAAGACCGGCGCAGCCGGCGCGCCTAGCATCGACATACAGGCCTTGCGTGCGCGATATCGCGACGAGCGCGACCTGCGTCTACGCTCCGAAGGCAAGGCGCAGTATGTCGAGATGGCAGCAGGCTTTGCCCGCTATCTCGACGATCCCTGGGCCGATTCCGGATTTGCGCGCGAGCCCGTCAACGAGGAGACCGAGGTCGTCATCGTCGGTGGCGGGTTTGGCGGCTTGCTGTGTGGTGCGCGTCTGCGCGCGGCCGGCCTCACTGATTTCCGCATCGTGGAAAAGGCTGCCGATTTCGGCGGCACCTGGTACTGGAATCGCTATCCCGGCGCGGCCTGCGACACCGAGAGTTATATCTACCTGCCGCTGCTGGAAGAGACCGGCTACATGCCGGTGCGTAAATATGCGCGCGCGTCGGAGATTTATGAGCACTCGCGCCGCATCGGCCGTCACTTCGGTCTCTATGAACGTGCATTGTTTCAGACCGTCATCTCGCGCATGGCGTGGCAGGAGCGGGATGGACGCTGGCTGGTCGAGACTGATCGCGGCGACCGCATCCGCGCGCGCTTTGTGATCCTGGCCGGTGGTCCGTTGAGCCGGCCGAAGCTGCCGGGCATTCCCGGTATCGACAGCTTCAAAGGCCACAGCTTCCACACCAGCCGCTGGGACTATGCCTACACCGGCGGCAGTGCGGAAGGAGGTCTCGACGGTCTTGCCGACAAGCGCGTCGGCATCATCGGCACCGGTGCCACCGCCGTGCAATGCGTGCCGCATCTCGGCCGTTCGGCGAAGGAGCTCTACGTGTTCCAGCGCACGCCGTCGGCGATCGGTGTGCGCGACGACCGGCCGACCGATCAATCCTGGGCTGAAGGCCTGAAGCCCGGCTGGCAGCGCGAGCGGATGGACAACTTCACCGCTGTGATTTCGGGGGAGCCGTTCGAGCAGGATCTGGTGCAGGATGGCTGGACCGGCCTGCTCGGCGAGATCTTGCTGGCGCCGCGCCGTCAGCCACAGCCGGTGACCTCGATGGAAGAGGCGCTGAAAGTGATCGAGCAGGCTGACTATCGCAAGATGGAGGAGATACGGGCCCGCGTCGACGCCGTCGTCAAGGACGACGCGACCGCAGCGGCGCTCAAACCCTGGTACAAGGCGTTCTGCAAGCGGCCGTGCTTCCACGACGAATATCTCGACACGTTCAATCGTGCCAACGTGCATCTCGTCGACACCGGCGGCAGGGGCGTCGACCGCATCATGGAGAATGCAGTCGTCGCCGACGGCAAGGCCTACGAGCTCGACTGCCTGATCTATGCCAGCGGTTTCGAGGTCGGCACCGACTATGCACGCCGCATGGGTTTTGAGGTCTATGGCCGCGACGGCGTCAGCCTGTCAGAGCGCTGGCGCGATGGCGTCAAGACGATGCACGGCTTCTACAGCCGCGGGTTTCCGAACTGCTTCCTGATCGTGACGGTGCAGGCCGGCCAGAGCGCCAACTTTCCGCACATCATCGACGAGCAATCGCAGCACATCGCCTATGTCCTCGCCGAGGCGCGCAAGCGCGGTGCAAGGACATTGGAGCCGACGCTCGCCGCCGAGAACGCGTGGGTCGACGAGGTCGTCAAGGCCGCAGTCGGCCGCCAGACCTACCTCGCCGAATGCACGCCCGGCTATTACAACAATGAAGGCGTGTTCGATCCGATCGCGGCGCGCAATAGCCAGTATTGGCGCGGGCCGATGGCTTTTCTCCGGCTGCTCGCCAAATGGCGGAAGGAAGGCAGCCTGGACGGATTGGAATTGACCTATGGAGCGGACGCGAAAACCGACGGCGCCTCGGTCCCGGCATGA